The DNA region atcttgataTATCGCTTGTTGGCGGGGATGGTGTAAGCAATGGCAAAGAGCATGCCAACCATGATTCCAAGGAAGGACAAGCCACCAACACCCTGGTTCCATCCACGGTTCTGTTGGTAGACGATAGGGAATGCGGCGAAGAGCATGTAGAGGGTTCCGTAGATAATAGCCATGTAGATGGATAGGAGCAAAACGATGGGCTCCTTGAAGAGCAGGATCCAAGGTcgcgacaaggccatcttgaatGACTCGGCGAGAGTAACCTTGCCACGATCATGGTCAATCTTGCTGACGTAGACCTTGCCCGTcatcttggagagctttGCAGCGCGCTTTCGAAGAAGAACAGGCGCGTAAGTCTCGGGGACAAGGATGGAGCCGAGGATCCACAGAGCACCAGAGAAGGCGGCCAGGAAGCCCATGACCCAGCGCCAACCGGCATTCATACCAAGGAAACCACCGATGACAGGACCCAAGACGGGACCGAGGAAGGGAGCGGCAGCgaagatggccatggccagacCTCGTTGCGATGCGGGGAACATGTCGGCAATAGCTCCACCGGCGTTGGTCAAAGGCGACGAGCCGAAAGCACCAGCAAAGAAACGAAGAATGATCAGCGACCACGCATTCTGGGCTCCAGCGCATCCGGCGTTAAATGCGGTAAGAGCGGCATATGTTCCGATAAAGAGAACCTGTCGACCAAACATTTCGCTGAGAGGAGCCCAGAGGAGAGGACCGATGGCAAAACCAAGCACGAACAGCGAGACTCCGAGCGTCGCAACCTCTTGGCTAATCTTGTACTCGGTAATGATCTCGCGGATGCCTCCAGTGTAAGCCGATGAAACGAGGGCGACGGCGAGGGTAGCGATGGCGACGGTCATTGTGATGAACCATTTTGTAAAGTTGCTAAAGGTCATGGGGTTTCGGGGATCGTTGGGAATCCATTTCACCAGGTAAGGATCTTCTTCGGTACCGGAGCCTTCGTACTTGAACTCGGCGACGGCAGGGGTGACTCCAGCTTGGTCGATGACTAGACGCCAGTAAGGAATGTTGGCCCTCGCAGGGGCCTCGATGTTGTCGAGCTCAGCCATTGTGGGAGTGGCTTTGGGTGGAATTGAGATCGACTATGATGATGTGCCAAGGACAGATCAGATCCATGACAAGGGAACGGGAACTATTTAAACAAAAGGAGCCTCGGCATGGCCAAGATTCTAGAAAACACCCTCGTACAGAAAATCTTTTGTCGGGCCCGCCGACTGCCCGATACCGACAAGGTCGGAGGGTCTTGACATGAATTCCGGCCCTTGATGATATCACCGGTGGCCACTTGACAGGGGCTACTCGGTGCGCTCGTGTCATGATAGGTCAAGGCCCCGGCCGCTACTGACAAAAAGCTTGCATTACTAA from Fusarium keratoplasticum isolate Fu6.1 chromosome 12, whole genome shotgun sequence includes:
- a CDS encoding MFS domain-containing protein, producing MAELDNIEAPARANIPYWRLVIDQAGVTPAVAEFKYEGSGTEEDPYLVKWIPNDPRNPMTFSNFTKWFITMTVAIATLAVALVSSAYTGGIREIITEYKISQEVATLGVSLFVLGFAIGPLLWAPLSEMFGRQVLFIGTYAALTAFNAGCAGAQNAWSLIILRFFAGAFGSSPLTNAGGAIADMFPASQRGLAMAIFAAAPFLGPVLGPVIGGFLGMNAGWRWVMGFLAAFSGALWILGSILVPETYAPVLLRKRAAKLSKMTGKVYVSKIDHDRGKVTLAESFKMALSRPWILLFKEPIVLLLSIYMAIIYGTLYMLFAAFPIVYQQNRGWNQGVGGLSFLGIMVGMLFAIAYTIPANKRYIKMEEKHGGFAPPEARLPPCLVGSIALPIGLFWFAWTNDKHVHWMASIAAGVPFGFGMVLVFLSVMNYLIDAYTIFAASVLAANSVLRSCFGAAFPLFTSYMYKDLGIHWASSIPAFLALACVPFPFLFYKYGASIREKCKFAAQSAAFMRKLQSDQAPPAEETEKDETRPGEQEDFNDDASTEVDEPVYAPISMARTRSSTHTTHTRASQRRRSYEGNPYDIDRVNTRQSFT